DNA sequence from the Pungitius pungitius chromosome 16, fPunPun2.1, whole genome shotgun sequence genome:
CCCTCCCGTGCACTTATTGAAACGTCCACAGTCAGAGCACACTTACAGTGTGCTTCTGGACGGATAGCTCTCACTAACAATGTACTTTTATTGTATGTTGTGATTGATAGACTTTTTTCCAATTTTGCATTGTTTTGTCTCTTAAAatctctttttgcttttttacatatttaatgaGCATTGTTGTAGTGTCCCTTACACAGATCAGAACATTAATGTATTGTATAAACTGAATCATATTCATGTACATGTCTGATAATAGCAATTGAAATGAACTACTAAATAAATGGTTGGTTGACAGTTCTTAGAATAATGTCCTATGATTATTAACAGTAACTAAGGGAGCCTAAGATACATATGTTCTTTGCCGACAATGATGTCTCTGTTATTGTTGTGCAGATGATGATGGAGCACTTAAACGCTGTTCTATCAACATAAAGCAGCTCAGTCAAAGTGCTATAAAATCGTGCTCTAATAGCACATTTTATTGCTTGTAAAGCTGTGGGGTAGAGGTGCTTTTTGAAGCGATTGTCCCCATCATGTGAATCCAGCCCCTGTGCTCCAGTATTCACACTTCCAGCACACAAGCAAGGCTTTTGTTCCTGGGTGAAAACAAAGGGCCACTGAGTAAGCTGCAGCCACTGTTGTTAAGAGCAGAGTGGGAACACTGGGGCTGGTCCTGGGCCTGCTGTTGCCCAGCTGATAGCATCTTGATGACTGGGCTGAAACTCCTCCGGTAGGCCCTGTTATGAAGACCTAAGCTTCCTGCTGCCATCTCACACGTTACGCTCCTCAGTGCCAAAATGTGCCAAACAACACAGCtccagacgtgtgtgtgtttggctaacCTCGTGTAGTgtgatggcgtgtgtgtgttcgtttgtCTGCTGGCAGTCATGTGCAGTCTGTTTGTTGTCTCCCCTTAGACGAGGGCATATATACACATAACTCATGAAAACACTTCAGTGAAAGTTGGCATGGAGACGGATAAAAAAGTTACCCCAAAAGGCGGCATCAGCTGAGTTGATCCTTAGCGCCTGCAGATGAAACCTTTTGGACCTGCTAAGTCAACACGTCTGTTATTGTTCAGGTGTCAGTGCAGCCATCGCTCGCTGTCCATGCACTCAACAATGAGCGCTTATCTCTGCAGGCTcagcccccccaaccccaacgTTCCCCACATCATTCTGTACGTTATTAGGTAaagggaaaaatgaagataaaaatgtaataataaaaagttAATATCCCAGCAGGCAGATTAGCCTGATATCCGCAGATGTGAGTGTTCCCAGATCTTTAGATGTTGTAGAGGAATTATAGGTTAATCCTGTGTGGCCTGCTGGTGGAGAGCTTTAGAAACGGGCTCCCGTTGAAGGTTGAATGAGTGTTTGTGCGTGGGGGAGGTGTCCGTTTGAGAGGACAGGCAGCAGAATGTTATCCAGGGATTTACCACCATGTATTATTATCTGACCAGTTCATTGTTGACTGCCAGGGAGGATATAGGTTAGTGCAcagtacaaaaaataaaagccagcTCTAGTGATTGGTTTAAAATGGCGTCGGCCTCGGTGGACTGGCTGGATAATACTACCTATAAGCCTCTGGCTGAGCCATACAGCCACGCAGTTTGTACGGCCACAAATGTTTCATCATGCTTTAAAAAAGGGGCCTGTGCTGAAATTGCATTCCTAATTAGGATTAAGGAAGGGGTCAGTCGGCCCGGACTAGAATGTGAAGCATTTGCAGCAAACGCAGCCGATGCCATCTGTGTAGTGAGAAGCTAATTCTGGCAGCGAGTGTGGCGTGATTGACCACAGAATGTTTTGCGCAAGTGCCAGGATTTTGACTGGAGTCCCGATGGATCgaatatgacccccccccccccacccgtcacGTTAGGTCTCCTCTAAGCTGACGCCACAGAGCTCCCTGATGCGTCCGGACACCCGACATGTGTGGCACGTCAGATTGCTCTTATAACAGAGACGCCGCGCCAGGGGAGGCCCCCGCTCAGCCTCCCGGGCCCTGCGCTTGGATCCGTTTTGACAAGGCTCcctcgctgaccccccccccccccccccacacacttccCTCCTGAGGCTGACCTGGGCGGGAATAAATGAGTGGCCAATTATTTGATTGTGAGGTATGGTCAAGGCCTCCCCAGGGTGCCTGTGAGAGGCAGCGAATGCTACCACTGCTCACGCTTTTTACCTGGGAGGGATTCCAATTAGCAGACTTTGGGAGGCGGGGGGGTCTGGCTGGCGCTGACAGCCACTATAAATAGCGCCTGGCCATTTGACCTGGTCTCACTGCAGCAAGAAGCGGCCCGTGGTTGTAGGTTATTACCTGGAATTGTTCAAATCATCATTAAGCCACACTGAGCTGCACAATCAGCTGAAGTGTCAAGACTTaaagaaatgtgacatttagcaccatttgtttttcattaaagaAGTGTACATATTGTATTGCTGTTTAAAGTCTTTCCATATCAGTGATGCACAATGTATTTTAGTAGATACTGgtaaattattattcattatggAATAGAGCAGGTAAATAAAAGCCAAATTGATTCTATGTCAGAAACACCGTGAAATCAGTAATTAGCAGGGCCGGgactaggcaggggcaagagggggcctggccccctcaaataaatgttgtgccccctcaaacggTGGTAAATGttaaaaggtgctggagcacaatgccccctcatacatgcctgtctggACCCGGCCCTGGTAATTAGGGTATTTACTGACACACTTTTCATCCACAAGGCATTTTGTGACAACCAGACCTTTATTCAGCAAAATCTTTAATATTCTGTACCTTCATTGTGTTTTATCTGCAGACTAAGCGGCCATTTTACAAGCCCCCTCTTTGTATACCAACTATTCACATCTCAGTTTTAATGGATCATGTCAAAGCAATTTCATTTGAATTCTTGGACAAAATGTtcagttttttatttacttGAGAAAATCAGCTATGTTAACCTCAAGGTGTGCATGATAAAATACAACTCAACTTCTTCAAGACAAAATGAGCGGTTATTGTTTTGGCGTAAAAGGAATATCTATATTGTGCATCCTTAATTCCTATTATTGAACAGGTGACTGGCGCCGTCATGCTGCTGATGAAGGTTTGTTGAGGGGTGTGTGGTGTTTCAGGAGCCAGTGCAATACTGGAATGACACTGCATCTCAAATAGAAGTCACTCATTTGTATCCATAGCTCATCACTGGGTATTGGGTATTCGACGTAGGGCCACACGGTCATCGCGTCCTCAGCCATAATAGCCATCGACCATTGTTCCGTTTAATTGAGCAACCGATTCACTCCCACTGCCCTGAAACTGTGTCACTAAACAAAGGTCTCTATTGGCAGCCATTGCTGCTGGGAGCATGTGAAGAGGCAGTGTTGCACCAAACAACAGGACTATTTTTATACAGCGGCCGAGATGCGATTATCTCGGGGCCAAGATGGTTCACATGAACAAAGTAATATCATTGAAGATCATCAGCTCCCTCCAAATgcgttattatcattatttttgacTTATAACTTTGAAGGGATAGCCAAGAACCGGAGCCTCATGTTTTAACACACCAAATGCACAAGGcactttttatttatctatttcatGTCAGATTGTTATGAGTTATGTTGCATCTGATGCATAAGATATGAAATGGAaaatataatgaatgaatgaatgaggtgggGATTTGTCAAGCCGTGGGCAGAAGACGGGCGTCTTCACTTGTTCTGCTTGGTCTTGATGATATATAGTTAATTATTATAACTAAAAAAGGAAAGGACAGGCACACCTatgcaggagaaaaagaagtATTTTTAGAAGGGAGTGCGTGTCTCTCTCCTGATGAAGTGTCCTAGCATCAGAGCTATCCACAAAGCTGCTGCGTGTGAGGTGGAGCAGTAAAAGTTGCTTTTCCCACTCTGTGGTCCAGTCCTGTAAGCTAGTCATATTGAGCTTAAGGTCAAAGTGAGAGCAGGCCAGATGCAGACGCTAACACTTAAACAAAGTGACAGGTTCCCAGGCACTCAGTGACACCATCGCTCCTCCCttaacccccctccccgctccGCACTGTCATTGGCTCAGGCCGAGTCTTTGACCCTGCACTGGATCAGAGGGCTCACCAGCAGTAAGGCACATGGGTTGCCGCGGCATCATCAGCCTCACGGATCGGGGCATGCAGTGGCCTGGTATGCAAATGcagaataaatgaatacacaagAGGCCCTTCTGGGGAAAGATGAACCGTGTTAGAATACACCTGGATGAGATGGGATGCATTTGAATGAAGAACCTATAGCAGGATACAACTTTTAGTCCGACAGAATGAGTTTATCCACCAAATGCAGAAGGGGGATTAGGTGCATATGATgtatatatgtacagtatagTACAGAGTCCCTCCTTTACATGCGTTTACAAGCAGTAGACCATCACGGGACCTTTTTCAAGAGTGGGCCTTAAAAGAGACAACCCTAAGCCTTTAAATGTCCCCATTAACACTTTGAATATTATGTTTCATCCGCACACACAAAAGCGGCTAAAAAGCCATTTGCAACATTGTTTTGGAAACTATTTTAAACTTTGATCTTGTTTCAGCGACAAATAGACGGTAGGGCAACCAAGCTGTGGATTCTGTCTCTTCAGGAAACAAATGAAGCTGTAACCTAAATGCTGACAAATAGCAAACAGCAAATTTATTGGACTACTTCCCTGTTCAGGATGTCATATATTCATACGTAACGTTTATAAAGatacatattttacacacactTCACAAGGTGCTCTGGCTCCATCCTTTTatggctttaaaaagaaaactaaattgGATTTGAGTTGGTATTCTTAAAGCCTTCTTTGTGCCGACTACTCAGCATCTGAGGTAGCATCTGATGCATTTGTGGAGCCCTCTCTTCTCCAAACCCTCCACATGTGCATTTGCCTCGACTTCCCTCAACCGTTTGACACATTTCTGGACATTTTTACAAAGTCACTGTTCCCCAGAGGCGCTTAAAGGTGGGTAATGGATGGAGTGAATCTTAACTGTTGAATGCCATCGCTTCTGGCTCAGGTCATTCTATAGTTTGGCCCAAGCTCATTGGGCCAAAAGTCTGTGGTTGAAGGCTAGTgtatgtaataaaaaaagaagaactaaATGGTTTTTCTGCAACCAATAAGAAGGGGATTTCCCCAGTGGATCCAACAAAGGGATTACTCAGCCGGAAAatcttcttctgttttattttatcttgTGAACAATTTGTCTGCAATAATCTGAAATGTCTGAGTTGTTTACATGTACAGCCCACTGTGGACTTGGGTATATGTGTGCGATGGGGAGAGGAGGGTTGCTCACACACTGGTGGGTGACCACAGCTGTGAAAACAGGACCGAAGGGGATCGTTCCCCCTGCCAGGTCAGCCCTAAAACCTTTTCCTCTTTGTCATCATGTCACAAGCTACCTGTTTAGTCACTTTCTCCCACAGCTACCCAGCAGGTGGGATCCTGTCAAGTGTTGGTCACTGGGAGTGGGCCGGGGACACGgcaagaaagacagaaaaaaaaatagttgctATGGAAATATTGCCAATATTGCAAAGGGAACTGGAGAGCCAACGTCTGGGATCTGGCTGTAATCGTCTCTCAGAAAGAAGCTTATGGTAATATGTGATGCTCTTATGAATTAATTTGTCAGGCTTTGTGTCCCCGCTGACATCATAGACTTTTATCAAATGCAAATTACCATGTCCTCGAGGGTAAAGCATGCAAGCCATGAGAAGGCTTCGGCAAGGCACCGTTCaactttttaattgtattttttgctCACAACCAGTCAGCGCTCCGGAGGCCCAGTGCGTGGTTCAAATGGCTTTAACTAAAGGACCACGTACGCAATGGTTCACAATCCTGTCTTTTCTTTAGATAACAGGTTTGTATTCCACTTCCAGACAGGGACACTTCCGTGTATTGCATGTGGTTTTACATTGGGTAaccattttaaaacaacaattacCAGTgctagctgttgttgttgttcctcatTTTTAATCGTTCGTCCTCGTGAAAAAATCAGGACATCATTCTCTTATTCCACAGCACAATTGGCACGGTTTTATTTTCCTATTGTCTTCTGGAAGTTCCTCTCTCCTTGGCTGTAAGGTGCTCGGGGCGCACGTTGAACTTCAAAGCAACGTGAGGAGCAACCCGACAGCCAACAGCGTTAAACATTTAGAAGGTGTCTCTTGTGCTTTCAGCAGGGACATTCCAATAGATACTTCTTGGAGCTATGCACACGTGAAACCCCATTAATCATGGTACATGTTGGGACGTCTTTATCCATCCATCTAGGAGTCCTTGTGGAACAAGTCATTTTCTCTGATCAATAACCGGTGATCTAATAATCATTTTTGTACAATAACCAATCATTTTTTCCTTACTCAAAAAGATATTCTTTTTGCTTTGACTGGTGTATGTAGTCACGCGCAGCAAATACAAAGCAGAGCAGTGTGGCACTTGTGTGTCCTCGTGTGTAGTCACTTCTACAAACTAGTCAAACATTGATTAGGAGCCTCGGAGGGGACAGTTTGATGAGACTGCGTGCTGGTCACGGAGAGGGAGATGACCTGCGCTGGCCCAGTCCACCTCGGCAAATCAATTGAACACATCATTTCAGAAATGAAGTGACTAATGAACACAAATGAAGTAAGAGGATGTTATAAGGTGGTTGTATATACTGCACGTGTATGGGCTGCAGCTCAAGCAGCACCGATACGAGAGGACTTTGGTGAACAGCCACCGGTTGGGATTAAGTGAAACTGGGGTGTGAGTGCTTTGATGTCTGCGCCTCTGAAGGGGCGTGGGAATCTTCTCCACAGGCACGAGGCAGAGATGCTCCACAGGGAGATATCACGGGGTTGCTTAATTGAACCTTTCTATTTATAGCACTGGCCTCACCTCTCTGGATTCACTGAACAGCGaaacaagtgtgttttttttcccaggagGAACAACAGATAAGACATGGAGGGATTCGTTACACAGGAAATACCCAGCTCCTCTGTGACTATTGTATTATTcagtgatgtaaaaaaaacctttgggCTTTATGAGGCCATTACACCAAGATTGCACAGAGAAGAAACATGCCCCATGAGGACGGAAAGGGAGattaagaaaagagaagaaaaagtacggtatccagatgtttccagaGGAGGCAAACGGAGACATGTAATTCAGGCCCTATGTAGGTCACAGAGAACCTGCATGGTTTAAAAGCTAATAATCTAACATATAGCTCTCAAACAGACCCGGCCATGGCTCTAGTGTCTAGTCTAGAGTAACAACAAGGGTCTCGTTTATCTCCGATAAAGTCGCATCACCTATTAGCAAATGAGCAAATCAGGGTTTAAACTAAAAGACCGAGACCTTAATCCGTATCACTTACCCAAATTGAAAtacattcatgaataaatacatttgctgTCAGCACCTagtaaaaacagtaaaaaaaagactgttAACTGTCAGCTAATCAGTAGCTAAAACCTGCGTTAGCTTCTCTGCTGAGCTAACATGTTAGCCTAACATTTCTCCCTCTAATAAAAACTTGTTGGCCTCCTTTAACAGGTTGACCTAATAAAAGataacaaatgtgttttcatttaaatctaGGTTTTCTAAAGCATTTAAAGAGAAGTTTAACGGGGGTTGTGTCCCATTCCAGAGTGACCAACTAAATAATGTGTAGTTTAAGTTAGCATTGGCACTTGAGGTGAAGGCACGGCCTCAGAGGCTATTCAAGGAGGGCCACAGACAGGACGAGTATGACCAGAGAAGGATGTGTCAGACGGGCCGGAGGTCAGATGGGAAACGCTGCTCTCATAACACGCGCTCAGCACTTTGCAGCATGTCCAACCGGACGCTCCAGCTGTTTGATGCTGTTGCTCGGTCAGAAAAAGACGCAGCAGTTGCTGAATGGGTTGCTCAAATATATTGGATGTCACTACCCCTGTTACTGGAATTGGGATGACAAAGTGAACGGAAAACAGCGATTCTGATGCTTTGAACAATGTTAATTTCCGGGTTGAAGCACATGTTTGCATTGTATTGCGTTGTTtccaatattatataatattcaCTAATTCCTTTTCAAAAgatgtctttctttctgtcttgtGTAGAGGGTGAAATTGGAATCAGTGAAAAGTTGACATTAACATAAAAGAAGTTGGCACTTTCAACATGTTACATTTGGTTGCCTGCTTAAATGTTTCTGTCTAGAGTTAACGGACCCATCGTGGTAGTGTACATCACAACATGCATCTCATCCAAAGAGCCAGATCTGTGGCTTGTTTCGTCTTTTGTCTCTATTTTTTCAGTCAGAAGTCCTAAAGGATCGGTTCTTTGTGAGCCGGGGGGTCGTGGGCCGGGGGGGTTCATGGGTTTTCCTGGACAGCTGTATCCACGCCAGACCCTCTCGAGCTTTTTACGTCTACGTCAAGCTCACTTAGGCACGTAATCTGCACTAATACTCTCAGCATTAAGGAGGAGCgcatggggggtggggaggggctgAACTCTATTACCTCTGTCAGACAAGAACATTTAATGGAAAGTCATAGAGCTAAATGAATCACCTGGCATAATTTATTGACATCTTTGGGTTCTATTTCGACGCAGCTCGTTCTGATACCCTCTGCATACATGGCCTAGTTAGATTCAGCATCAAGTTACACATTACACGCTGTATATTTGGAGCTCCTAACCAGAAGGAAGCAGGACATGCCGCGCATACACAGCTTTTGTCACAGACATCAGCATGTTTCCATAAATGCGTGAATGGATTTAGGTTGACTGACGAGGATTCTTGTTGAGCAGAGCCGTTCCATTAGCATGTGTACAGGGATGTAGCTGCAGTGGAGCTCTGCTCACAGCTTGGTATCTGACAGCCTTTACTGTCACTCTTCTGAGTCACTGCTCCTCTGCAATTCTTTTGTTGAAGTTCTCAGGTTCTCTTTCTAGGTTGTCTggaactttttttatttccctgaaCTTTTCCCACCTAGGAACAAATCTCTGCTACCAAagtcaaatcaaatatttattgaaatcagcaaatcagaaaatgtgttgttgtcCTTAACTATTGAACTGTTGAGTGTTATTTAAGTAGTTTGGAATGACAGCGCTCTGCAGGCGGaaccatttgttttcattctcaTTATTTGGCGCTAACATACATATAGGAATATGAATCAGGTCAGCAAGCTCCTGAGAGGTGGGTCTTTTATTGTCCAGTGTAGGTGTGACCTACTTTTGACCTTGTTACTGTCGGGGGCGGCTAAAAACAAGCTGTGGTCTTGTCATGATCTCCAGAAAGGCTGCAGGCTAATCAGCTTACCCTGTCTGCTCTAGCAGGTGACCCTGGACACTGCTGTGGATCCAGAGGACAGTTGgtgaaggacaagtccttctcgtttgtttttttatgaatgagAGGCACATGATCAGTTCCAAGCACTAATTAGAGAACAACCACAGCTAGACGCCGTCCACAGCATTCACAGCCCCTTTGTGGTCATTCAGTGTCTCCTTTACTGGTCGATTTGCATTTATTGGGATGGTTTTTTGTCTCAATGCGGTAGTTTTTGTCCTGTTTACATCATAGTGTGTCTCACTATGGTCATTATTTTTTAGTAATTTTGCATTATTTGTATggtcatttttgtcttttagtTAGTGTTTagtcttttgttgttttcctttatcTTTATGTTTTTTGTCACTGTTCACTCTGTGGTTGCTTTTTTTCTGACATGTCATCATTTGTTTGTGGTCATTTCTTCGTTTTTccgtccttttttttgtcttaccGTCCTTTTCCACCGTCATGTTATAGTCCGTTCCTACAGGACAACTAAGGTTCATCACGACTGAAGCACCCCTTCTGCTGTGTGCCAGATGTGCAATACAGGACGCTTAAATCACATTATTATGAACTTCTTTTTAAGATGAAATGGGGGCTTGGCAGCAGGAAAGGTTGCACAAATGGAGGCGTTGCCATAGATTTTCAGTCATAAAAATCATCGTCATCAAGTGACCCTGCATTCGAGAGCCAGACCATCATTTTATGTCTCTGGGACTGTCAATAAGCACGTTAACGTGTACGTTGAAGTGACCCCCAGCGCTTCCCACCACATACCCACACAGGCCTTTTGTACAATTAGTCCCACGTGGGCAACATCatgagggacagacagagagagagacagagacacacacacacacacacacacacacacacacacacacagggggctCGTCAGCCGTTTGAACTACTGGCGTGGTGAGCTTGCCCTGAAAAGGGCACATGCCTCCGTGCACAATTATGCAGTGTGCGTGGAAACAGCATCCCCACCCTCAACAGGCGCACAATGGTTTGACCACCACAACTAAAAATGGAGGCTGGACGCAACCATGGCTAGAGAGGATTACCATGTTCAGATTGTTGCCCCAACAAGGCATTGATATTCATCTTATCTGTAAAGTGTGTTGGTGAAATGCGAACGACGAGTCGAGCGGATCATTGACGCGTCATGAATTCTCTCACATTGCaccgtcttctctctctcttttctgcaGGCTACTTCAGCACATGGGCAGTGGTGTTAAAGACAAACAACGAATCGCCATGGACCAACGAGTTTGACAGTAAGAGCTAATGATCAAATAcccacaaaataaatgaattaacgTCATGTTATTAACCCCCATCCCGCATCTTTTtacaaacttcttttttttaagaaatcGAGTTATCCTGTTTGATTGAGTCCATTTCCACAACCAACCCCAGGATAGAATGGAAGAAGATCACAAATGAGGGGCCGAGTTACGTGTACTTTGACGGGCAGATCTCAGGTGAAATGCACCTACACTACATTCCTACAGTCCATCAATCCCAGCCGACATCGTTGACCGGGCTTTTCCCTCCAACAGGTGACCTTGAAAACAGAGCGTCGATCCGAGAACCGGCCACGCTGCTGATAACCAACGCCACGAGGTCGGACACGGCCAAGTACCGCTGCGAGGTCACCGCCGCCGACGACCAGAAGTCCGTAGATGAGATCGTGATCGACCTCGTTGTGAGAGGTACGTCAACTTAAcccacatgcatgcatacatgaaGGTCTACAGAGAGAGAATCTCTCTGCACAAAGGTCCAGAGCATTACAATGATATGTTACATGCATACATAGAGTGCCATATACAATCCACTGTATATATAGAGAGATTTTTTCTTTGCTGGTAGCCCAGTAGTAAAATCAACATGTATTCTACCTCTGTCAAATAAAAGTACAAATCCAATATATTAGTATTATCCATTAAATTCATAAAaatttaaaacttttttaaattccatttaaACATCATAAGAGCCTCTGTCAAGGTGATAATTAACAATGTCCACACAGCCTAACAATTGAACAGCTTTAACGCTACAGAAGTGGAATGTTCACATTGAGCTTTTTGTAAGCTCATTTTAGGTAGGCTTTTTTATATGAGCTGCTTGGTCTCGTTGCAgcgttattatattatatatatatatatatattagttatgGCCCCTCCCCCTGAACATAGAGAAACGCtgtgtccaataataacgggatgGAGTCTGGGTCGGTATTCGCAGGGCGCTGCGCCCACCAGCCAGCCTGTGGAGTCCAAGATGTGACCCGTGAAAATAGAATTCTTCCAAATGCAGGAAAACCAGCCGCTGTGGTGCCCTTAAAAAGAGGGACCTGGTGGAGTGATTCACCCCTCTGATGCTGTAAGATGAAACCGTGTTGTAGGTCGGACCAGCCCTTTGGCATACACGCGAGGATGTGTTGTGACCAGACCTGCCCAGCTGCAAAGGCGTGTTCTGAGCTATAAGGGGAAACCTCTGAAACTGCATCCGCTCCGAATTGCAGTGCTAAAGAAAGCCAGCGCTGCGTGTTTTGGAGGCATTTTTTGGCACAGGCTTTTAAAAATGGTCTTGTCAGTGCTGTCAGTCCGGTGGCCCATGCGGGCTCAGGGTGACtttgatttagtttgttttaaaaagcatcaATCAGCGGGCATCACGTGATGCTCTTCTGAGCTCCGGGTCTTTTCCCCCCACAGTGAAGCCGGTGGTGCCGAAATGCAGCGTCCCAAAGTCGGTGCCGTTTGGGAAGTCGGCCGAGCTGAGctgcgtggaggaggagggcttcCCCAAGTCCAAGTACCAGTGGTTCAAGAACAGGGAGGAGATTCCCAACGACCCAAAGTCCAGCATCAAATTCTTCAACTCCTCGTACACGCTCAACACGGGCTCGGGGACTCTGGTCAGTACGCACGCATGTGGGTTCTCACACAAGGGCATTGCAAGGAtagggcagcagcaggagggctCTGACGCCCGTGGGCGGGGACAGATATTTTGGGGGGACAGTTGATGGTGCAAAAGGGGCTTTAAGCCACGTGGGGAGCCTACTGTCCTCGCTTGCACATTCCTGGACTGTGGATCTGCTGGGTGGCTCGCGGGGTGACAGTAAGCTACATGTAAGCTGTAAACTCCTGTTAGCTGCTACTTGAGTTATCTTGTTATTCTGAGAGTGGTCACAGAAacatcccacttctgacactcCTTCCTTCTACATATGAGCACTGACATTCGTTACATCATTAGATCAGCACCACCACTGTCTTTTTGGGAATCCTGAGGAAATCCTTGTAACTAGTAAAAGGGCATTTTCATCTTTTAGCCCCAAAGAAAGTTGGACTCAGCGAAACATGGACAAACAGCCTGTGTCTAAAGTCTGTAGGAGTAAAGTGAGTTGGCCTGAAGTGGCCACGTGGTGCTTCAGATGAGTCCAAAGACAAGACTGTATCTGTAAAGAATTGGCTCATTGAATCACTCTGTTATCAGAATTAGACAGCAGGAAATGAGTTTTATCTATTCTACTCTAAAAATGCCAATTATGTGTGTGATTTTGTCCCATTCAGAAGTTCATCGCAGTCAGAAAAGAAGATGCAGGCGAGTACTCGTGCCGAGCGGAGAACGATGCGGGGTACTCTGAGTGTCTGCCGCAGCAGATGGAAGTCTGTAAGTGGGTCTCACGTTCACTGTTCAGATGTAGGCCCTCTGTTCCACTGCCTCATCCTGCCATTTAAAAGAGATTAACCCAATGTGTTTCATCTGTGCTTTCTGGCTTGACCCCGGCAGACGACATCGATGTTGTGGGGATTATACTGGGAGTGCTGGTGGT
Encoded proteins:
- the LOC119215228 gene encoding junctional adhesion molecule 3B-like, coding for PSLQQHQSFFGPLCACTASLTKHCIDSKMAKTRLACLLTLLSTHCYFSTWAVVLKTNNESPWTNEFDKIELSCLIESISTTNPRIEWKKITNEGPSYVYFDGQISGDLENRASIREPATLLITNATRSDTAKYRCEVTAADDQKSVDEIVIDLVVRVKPVVPKCSVPKSVPFGKSAELSCVEEEGFPKSKYQWFKNREEIPNDPKSSIKFFNSSYTLNTGSGTLKFIAVRKEDAGEYSCRAENDAGYSECLPQQMEVYDIDVVGIILGVLVVVVVLVCMTAGICCAYKRGYFSGQKPTGNNYKVPAKGDGVDYVRTEDEGDFRHKSSFVI